A window of the Gossypium hirsutum isolate 1008001.06 chromosome A03, Gossypium_hirsutum_v2.1, whole genome shotgun sequence genome harbors these coding sequences:
- the LOC107886489 gene encoding uncharacterized protein isoform X1 — protein MEKPDSTSGCGCSDVYHSIFIDSNLDTHLAMIVSDSETVSDLKKKILYEHPLCFPNIGEIKINALKVKRKGFLYHLSDSMFVKSAFGGVSRSWFLSVDASSAKEHRENHNSIEPDAGNIVACFGTGINNYSVDVVDLLPVDKAKRLSNVNDAPLLQDRDDCHAKQNSASQQFGFSNSTKENSGNLCKEAEHTADSNNQVSFPATNTGSRPKVQSKDVGDDKISEDLQASVATSVLKEKQKTKKRNKYAIHHDSKENGALVVESGKDALDSGHVLEENLIHNGQSLALNDANLGNQIHVDEASRSLSSDRNKRSTARKRMADGGINVPGEHSELETNKHKDVAHKDQEHESKEDSFQSRPASKKKRKAKKKDVNDNSLIENVEQAIDLNTTSVCTLGQKLENTRAVVDPLNTESVKQNHLLTANANGGKKNRKRQKSNPSQGGSDVSSAKDVHVETFQAVEAIKDKDLGSKGDPVSFLGKHSAGGEISETGLISSMKMQEVSETNQVPQRNKYAIHHDSKENGALVVESGKDALDSGRVLEENLIHNGPSLALNDANLGSQIHVDETSRSLSSDRNKRSTARKKMADGGINVPGEHSELETNKHKDVAHKDQEHESKEDSFQSRPVSKKKRKAEKKDVNDNSLIENGEQATDLNTVTTECTLGQKLENTMVVVDPLNAESVKQNHLSTANASGGKKNRKRQKSNPSQVDSEVSSAKDVHVETFQAVEAIKDKDLGSKGDPVSFLGKRSAGGEISESGLISSMKMQEVSETNQVPHFGAGYNDMDDTNDGNLKSQNEAAQPDVASAIKARDSYDQISSLVDGHPTPVSQEGIDFRKEFGVSRHGNQSCTLEEKIVEPKKSSKKVRKYKKSKDPVGGTEAVDVVHNRGTASDLSPVERPMFVNGDRLSDNAEQGSKTDGKEESKIKKSDCSPSVTDLKADDVIQDVLESLKQCENGPANAEKRDNKPRKRTKKKSSTVVAPPELEGEDDVDHRDSTVLVHNVSEVSASSKSTRKNVMLDSNSAVQLNGSDLGSNRDTIKPQNDGRHIEDVVSVDHSKSTRVDNHEIEDPCGNGRVKSQQKHEIVNSGKIIIDKATRKTGVETVMKGKKNTKPELSSKMLNGNQDKEAKAQAAKSSSIQSQRSSSKVEPSSANVKSNKPLLTISESAAKEPNKSDKIDSTPKSAQRPIDVNSSRSSRDLEKNNPHVVSSSALETPKSTPNLKKGGNGHRLPLDIAKAIESNGRKVGNNLANKKNLLGTSGTIFGHDDKESSDDEDGIGNSDSSTKTPSDSSSSSDSSGNSHVNGSSSPNGSYNSKCEKAGGRDKPKPGSSNPKSMSLHAILRNSSSYKKAKLTASQAIDSQSEEFVPDSQAP, from the exons atggaaaagcCGGATTCCACCTCCGGTTGCGGTTGTTCCGATGTCTACCACAGTATTTTCATTGATTCCAACCTTGATACTCACCTCGCCATGATCGTCTCCGACTCCGAAACCGTTTCCGATCTTAAAA AAAAGATACTGTATGAACACCCGTTGTGCTTTCCCAACATTGGGGAGATAAAGATTAATGCGTTAAAG GTAAAGCGCAAAGGATTTCTTTATCACCTTTCTGATTCCATGTTTGTGAAAAGTGCTTTTGGTGGAGTGAGCAGGAGTTGGTTTCTTTCGGTTGATGCCTCGAGTGCTAAAGAGCATAGGGAAAATCATAATTCCATTGAACCTGATGCTGGCAACATTGTAGCCTGCTTCGGTACTGGAATTAATAATTATTCGGTTGATGTTGTTGATCTTCTACCTGTTGATAAAGCCAAAAGATTGTCCAATGTCAATGATGCACCTTTGCTACAAGACAGAGATGACTGTCATGCAAAACAGAATTCTGCGTCTCAACAGTTTGGTTTTAGCAATTCCACCAAAGAAAACTCAGGAAATTTGTGTAAGGAAGCTGAACATACAGCTGATAGTAATAATCAGGTTTCGTTCCCTGCTACCAACACGGGGTCAAGGCCGAAGGTACAGTCGAAAGATGTTGGAGATGACAAAATATCTGAAGATCTACAAGCTTCTGTAGCTACATCTGTTTTAAAGGAAAAGCAGAAAACTAAAAAGAGAAACAAATATGCCATCCACCATGATTCTAAAGAAAATGGTGCTTTAGTTGTTGAATCTGGGAAAGATGCATTGGATTCAGGCCATGTACTTGAGgaaaatttgattcataatgGACAAAGTTTGGCTTTGAATGACGCAAATCTGGGAAACCAAATTCATGTGGATGAAGCCTCTCGGAGTTTGTCTTCTGACAGAAATAAGAGGTCAACTGCTAGGAAAAGGATGGCCGATGGGGGAATAAACGTTCCAGGAGAACATTCTGAATTGGAAACTAATAAACATAAAGATGTTGCTCACAAGGATCAGGAACATGAGTCAAAAGAAGATTCCTTTCAATCTCGGCCTGCATCAAAGAAAAAGCGCAAAGCCAAGAAGAAAGATGTTAATGACAATTCTTTAATAGAAAATGTAGAACAAGCTATTGATCTCAATACAACCTCTGTGTGCACTTTAGGTCAGAAACTGGAAAATACGAGGGCTGTCGTAGACCCCTTGAATACTGAATCCGTAAAACAAAACCATTTGTTGACGGCCAATGCAAACGGTGGGAAGAAGAACAGGAAAAGGCAAAAATCAAATCCTAGTCAAGGAGGTAGTGATGTCTCTTCTGCAAAAGATGTTCATGTGGAAACTTTTCAGGCTGTAGAAGCCATTAAAGACAAAGATTTGGGCAGTAAAGGTGATCCAGTTTCTTTTCTTGGAAAACATTCTGCAGGTGGAGAAATATCTGAAACTGGTCTGATCTCTTCAATGAAAATGCAGGAAGTTAGTGAAACAAATCAAGTGCCCCAGAGAAACAAATATGCCATCCACCATGATTCTAAAGAAAATGGTGCTTTAGTTGTTGAATCTGGGAAAGATGCGTTGGATTCAGGCCGTGTACTTGAAgaaaatttgattcataatgGACCAAGTTTGGCTTTGAATGATGCAAATCTGGGAAGCCAAATTCATGTGGATGAAACCTCTCGGAGTTTGTCTTCTGACAGAAATAAGAGGTCAACTGCTAGGAAAAAGATGGCCGATGGGGGAATAAACGTTCCAGGAGAACATTCTGAATTGGAAACTAATAAACATAAAGATGTTGCTCACAAGGACCAGGAACATGAGTCAAAAGAAGATTCCTTTCAATCTCGGCCTGTATCAAAGAAAAAGCGCAAAGCCGAGAAGAAAGATGTTAATGACAATTCTTTAATAGAAAATGGAGAACAAGCTACTGATCTCAATACTGTAACCACTGAGTGTACTTTAGGTCAGAAATTGGAAAATACGATGGTTGTCGTAGATCCCTTGAATGCTGAATCCGTAAAACAAAACCATTTGTCGACGGCCAATGCGAGCGGTGGGAAGAAGAACAGGAAAAGGCAAAAATCAAATCCTAGTCAAGTAGATAGTGAAGTCTCTTCTGCAAAAGATGTTCATGTGGAAACTTTTCAGGCTGTAGAAGCCATTAAAGACAAAGATTTGGGCAGTAAAGGTGATCCAGTTTCTTTTCTTGGAAAACGTTCTGCAGGTGGAGAAATATCTGAATCTGGTCTGATCTCATCAATGAAAATGCAGGAAGTTAGTGAAACAAATCAAGTGCCCCACTTTGGGG CAGGTTACAATGATATGGATGATACCAATGATGGCAACTTGAAAAGCCAAAATGAAGCAGCCCAACCGGATGTTGCATCAGCAATAAAGGCTAGAGATTCATATGATCAGATTTCCAGCCTTGTGGATGGCCATCCTACACCTGTTTCACAAGAAGGAATTGATTTCCGGAAAGAATTTGGGGTATCAAGGCATGGAAATCAAAGTTGTACCTTGGAAGAGAAAATCGTGGAACCTAAGAAGTCTTCCAAGAAAGTAAGGAAGTACAAGAAGAGTAAGGATCCTGTTGGAGGGACAGAAGCAGTAGATGTAGTACATAATAGAGGTACTGCAAGTGATTTATCTCCTGTCGAGCGTCCTATGTTTGTGAATGGTGACCGTTTGAGTGATAATGCTGAGCAAGGCAGCAAAACTGATGGAAAAGaggaatcaaaaataaaaaaatcagacTGTTCGCCTTCAGTTACTGATCTGAAAGCTGATGATGTGATTCAGGATGTGCTGGAGTCCTTGAAGCAATGCGAAAATGGTCCTGCAAATGCAGAAAAAAGGGACAACAAACCAAGGAAAAGAACTAAGAAGAAAAGCTCTACTGTAGTAGCCCCTCCAGAATTGGAAGGAGAGGATGATGTTGATCACCGGGATTCAACAGTCCTAGTTCATAACGTGAGTGAGGTGAGTGCCTCGTCTAAATCCACAAGGAAGAATGTGATGCTAGATTCAAACTCTGCTGTGCAATTGAATGGATCAGATTTGGGATCTAATCGAGATACAATTAAACCACAAAATGACGGAAGGCATATTGAAGATGTTGTCAGTGTAGATCACTCTAAAAGCACTCGTGTAGATAATCATGAAATTGAAGACCCCTGTGGAAATGGAAGGGTCAAAAGCCAACAGAAACATGAAATTGTTAATTCTGGTAAGATTATCATTGATAAGGCCACGCGCAAAACAGGAGTGGAAACTGTGATGAAAGGGAAAAAGAACACTAAACCTGAACTATCTTCAAAAATGTTAAATGGGAATCAAGACAAGGAAGCAAAAGCTCAAGCAGCCAAATCTAGCTCCATCCAATCTCAAAGATCTTCGTCGAAGGTTGAACCAAGTAGCGCCAATGTTAAATCTAATAAGCCACTTTTGACCATTTCTGAAAGTGCGGCAAAAGAACCTAATAAATCTGACAAAATTGATTCCACACCTAAAAGTGCTCAGAGGCCCATTGACGTCAATTCTTCAAGGTCATCTAGAGATTTAGAGAAAAATAACCCTCACGTTGTATCAAGCTCCGCCTTGGAAACACCCAAAAGTACTCCTAATCTAAAGAAAGGAGGTAATGGGCATCGACTTCCTCTGGATATTGCCAAAGCTATTGAAAGTAATGGCAGGAAAGTTGGAAACAACTTGGCAAATAAGAAGAATTTACTGGGTACCTCAGGTACAATATTTGGGCATGATGATAAGGAGAGCTCTGATGACGAAGATGGAATAGGCAATTCGGATTCCAGCACGAAAACTCCGTCTGATAGTTCATCATCGTCCGACTCTTCAGGCAACAGTCATGTGAACGGCAGTTCATCACCAAATG GATCTTATAACTCAAAATGCGAAAAAGCTGGTGGAAGAGACAAACCAAAACCAGG GTCTTCTAACCCCAAGAGCATGTCCTTGCATGCAATCCTTCGCAATTCAAGCAGTTACAAGAAGGCTAAACTAACAGCCTCTCAAGCCATTGATAGCCAGTCTGAAGAATTTGTTCCAGACAGTCAGGCACCATAG
- the LOC107886489 gene encoding uncharacterized protein isoform X2, which produces MEKPDSTSGCGCSDVYHSIFIDSNLDTHLAMIVSDSETVSDLKKKILYEHPLCFPNIGEIKINALKVKRKGFLYHLSDSMFVKSAFGGVSRSWFLSVDASSAKEHRENHNSIEPDAGNIVACFGTGINNYSVDVVDLLPVDKAKRLSNVNDAPLLQDRDDCHAKQNSASQQFGFSNSTKENSGNLCKEAEHTADSNNQVSFPATNTGSRPKVQSKDVGDDKISEDLQASVATSVLKEKQKTKKRNKYAIHHDSKENGALVVESGKDALDSGHVLEENLIHNGQSLALNDANLGNQIHVDEASRSLSSDRNKRSTARKRMADGGINVPGEHSELETNKHKDVAHKDQEHESKEDSFQSRPASKKKRKAKKKDVNDNSLIENVEQAIDLNTTSVCTLGQKLENTRAVVDPLNTESVKQNHLLTANANGGKKNRKRQKSNPSQGGSDVSSAKDVHVETFQAVEAIKDKDLGSKGDPVSFLGKHSAGGEISETGLISSMKMQEVSETNQVPQRNKYAIHHDSKENGALVVESGKDALDSGRVLEENLIHNGPSLALNDANLGSQIHVDETSRSLSSDRNKRSTARKKMADGGINVPGEHSELETNKHKDVAHKDQEHESKEDSFQSRPVSKKKRKAEKKDVNDNSLIENGEQATDLNTVTTECTLGQKLENTMVVVDPLNAESVKQNHLSTANASGGKKNRKRQKSNPSQVDSEVSSAKDVHVETFQAVEAIKDKDLGSKGDPVSFLGKRSAGGEISESGLISSMKMQEVSETNQVPHFGGYNDMDDTNDGNLKSQNEAAQPDVASAIKARDSYDQISSLVDGHPTPVSQEGIDFRKEFGVSRHGNQSCTLEEKIVEPKKSSKKVRKYKKSKDPVGGTEAVDVVHNRGTASDLSPVERPMFVNGDRLSDNAEQGSKTDGKEESKIKKSDCSPSVTDLKADDVIQDVLESLKQCENGPANAEKRDNKPRKRTKKKSSTVVAPPELEGEDDVDHRDSTVLVHNVSEVSASSKSTRKNVMLDSNSAVQLNGSDLGSNRDTIKPQNDGRHIEDVVSVDHSKSTRVDNHEIEDPCGNGRVKSQQKHEIVNSGKIIIDKATRKTGVETVMKGKKNTKPELSSKMLNGNQDKEAKAQAAKSSSIQSQRSSSKVEPSSANVKSNKPLLTISESAAKEPNKSDKIDSTPKSAQRPIDVNSSRSSRDLEKNNPHVVSSSALETPKSTPNLKKGGNGHRLPLDIAKAIESNGRKVGNNLANKKNLLGTSGTIFGHDDKESSDDEDGIGNSDSSTKTPSDSSSSSDSSGNSHVNGSSSPNGSYNSKCEKAGGRDKPKPGSSNPKSMSLHAILRNSSSYKKAKLTASQAIDSQSEEFVPDSQAP; this is translated from the exons atggaaaagcCGGATTCCACCTCCGGTTGCGGTTGTTCCGATGTCTACCACAGTATTTTCATTGATTCCAACCTTGATACTCACCTCGCCATGATCGTCTCCGACTCCGAAACCGTTTCCGATCTTAAAA AAAAGATACTGTATGAACACCCGTTGTGCTTTCCCAACATTGGGGAGATAAAGATTAATGCGTTAAAG GTAAAGCGCAAAGGATTTCTTTATCACCTTTCTGATTCCATGTTTGTGAAAAGTGCTTTTGGTGGAGTGAGCAGGAGTTGGTTTCTTTCGGTTGATGCCTCGAGTGCTAAAGAGCATAGGGAAAATCATAATTCCATTGAACCTGATGCTGGCAACATTGTAGCCTGCTTCGGTACTGGAATTAATAATTATTCGGTTGATGTTGTTGATCTTCTACCTGTTGATAAAGCCAAAAGATTGTCCAATGTCAATGATGCACCTTTGCTACAAGACAGAGATGACTGTCATGCAAAACAGAATTCTGCGTCTCAACAGTTTGGTTTTAGCAATTCCACCAAAGAAAACTCAGGAAATTTGTGTAAGGAAGCTGAACATACAGCTGATAGTAATAATCAGGTTTCGTTCCCTGCTACCAACACGGGGTCAAGGCCGAAGGTACAGTCGAAAGATGTTGGAGATGACAAAATATCTGAAGATCTACAAGCTTCTGTAGCTACATCTGTTTTAAAGGAAAAGCAGAAAACTAAAAAGAGAAACAAATATGCCATCCACCATGATTCTAAAGAAAATGGTGCTTTAGTTGTTGAATCTGGGAAAGATGCATTGGATTCAGGCCATGTACTTGAGgaaaatttgattcataatgGACAAAGTTTGGCTTTGAATGACGCAAATCTGGGAAACCAAATTCATGTGGATGAAGCCTCTCGGAGTTTGTCTTCTGACAGAAATAAGAGGTCAACTGCTAGGAAAAGGATGGCCGATGGGGGAATAAACGTTCCAGGAGAACATTCTGAATTGGAAACTAATAAACATAAAGATGTTGCTCACAAGGATCAGGAACATGAGTCAAAAGAAGATTCCTTTCAATCTCGGCCTGCATCAAAGAAAAAGCGCAAAGCCAAGAAGAAAGATGTTAATGACAATTCTTTAATAGAAAATGTAGAACAAGCTATTGATCTCAATACAACCTCTGTGTGCACTTTAGGTCAGAAACTGGAAAATACGAGGGCTGTCGTAGACCCCTTGAATACTGAATCCGTAAAACAAAACCATTTGTTGACGGCCAATGCAAACGGTGGGAAGAAGAACAGGAAAAGGCAAAAATCAAATCCTAGTCAAGGAGGTAGTGATGTCTCTTCTGCAAAAGATGTTCATGTGGAAACTTTTCAGGCTGTAGAAGCCATTAAAGACAAAGATTTGGGCAGTAAAGGTGATCCAGTTTCTTTTCTTGGAAAACATTCTGCAGGTGGAGAAATATCTGAAACTGGTCTGATCTCTTCAATGAAAATGCAGGAAGTTAGTGAAACAAATCAAGTGCCCCAGAGAAACAAATATGCCATCCACCATGATTCTAAAGAAAATGGTGCTTTAGTTGTTGAATCTGGGAAAGATGCGTTGGATTCAGGCCGTGTACTTGAAgaaaatttgattcataatgGACCAAGTTTGGCTTTGAATGATGCAAATCTGGGAAGCCAAATTCATGTGGATGAAACCTCTCGGAGTTTGTCTTCTGACAGAAATAAGAGGTCAACTGCTAGGAAAAAGATGGCCGATGGGGGAATAAACGTTCCAGGAGAACATTCTGAATTGGAAACTAATAAACATAAAGATGTTGCTCACAAGGACCAGGAACATGAGTCAAAAGAAGATTCCTTTCAATCTCGGCCTGTATCAAAGAAAAAGCGCAAAGCCGAGAAGAAAGATGTTAATGACAATTCTTTAATAGAAAATGGAGAACAAGCTACTGATCTCAATACTGTAACCACTGAGTGTACTTTAGGTCAGAAATTGGAAAATACGATGGTTGTCGTAGATCCCTTGAATGCTGAATCCGTAAAACAAAACCATTTGTCGACGGCCAATGCGAGCGGTGGGAAGAAGAACAGGAAAAGGCAAAAATCAAATCCTAGTCAAGTAGATAGTGAAGTCTCTTCTGCAAAAGATGTTCATGTGGAAACTTTTCAGGCTGTAGAAGCCATTAAAGACAAAGATTTGGGCAGTAAAGGTGATCCAGTTTCTTTTCTTGGAAAACGTTCTGCAGGTGGAGAAATATCTGAATCTGGTCTGATCTCATCAATGAAAATGCAGGAAGTTAGTGAAACAAATCAAGTGCCCCACTTTGGGG GTTACAATGATATGGATGATACCAATGATGGCAACTTGAAAAGCCAAAATGAAGCAGCCCAACCGGATGTTGCATCAGCAATAAAGGCTAGAGATTCATATGATCAGATTTCCAGCCTTGTGGATGGCCATCCTACACCTGTTTCACAAGAAGGAATTGATTTCCGGAAAGAATTTGGGGTATCAAGGCATGGAAATCAAAGTTGTACCTTGGAAGAGAAAATCGTGGAACCTAAGAAGTCTTCCAAGAAAGTAAGGAAGTACAAGAAGAGTAAGGATCCTGTTGGAGGGACAGAAGCAGTAGATGTAGTACATAATAGAGGTACTGCAAGTGATTTATCTCCTGTCGAGCGTCCTATGTTTGTGAATGGTGACCGTTTGAGTGATAATGCTGAGCAAGGCAGCAAAACTGATGGAAAAGaggaatcaaaaataaaaaaatcagacTGTTCGCCTTCAGTTACTGATCTGAAAGCTGATGATGTGATTCAGGATGTGCTGGAGTCCTTGAAGCAATGCGAAAATGGTCCTGCAAATGCAGAAAAAAGGGACAACAAACCAAGGAAAAGAACTAAGAAGAAAAGCTCTACTGTAGTAGCCCCTCCAGAATTGGAAGGAGAGGATGATGTTGATCACCGGGATTCAACAGTCCTAGTTCATAACGTGAGTGAGGTGAGTGCCTCGTCTAAATCCACAAGGAAGAATGTGATGCTAGATTCAAACTCTGCTGTGCAATTGAATGGATCAGATTTGGGATCTAATCGAGATACAATTAAACCACAAAATGACGGAAGGCATATTGAAGATGTTGTCAGTGTAGATCACTCTAAAAGCACTCGTGTAGATAATCATGAAATTGAAGACCCCTGTGGAAATGGAAGGGTCAAAAGCCAACAGAAACATGAAATTGTTAATTCTGGTAAGATTATCATTGATAAGGCCACGCGCAAAACAGGAGTGGAAACTGTGATGAAAGGGAAAAAGAACACTAAACCTGAACTATCTTCAAAAATGTTAAATGGGAATCAAGACAAGGAAGCAAAAGCTCAAGCAGCCAAATCTAGCTCCATCCAATCTCAAAGATCTTCGTCGAAGGTTGAACCAAGTAGCGCCAATGTTAAATCTAATAAGCCACTTTTGACCATTTCTGAAAGTGCGGCAAAAGAACCTAATAAATCTGACAAAATTGATTCCACACCTAAAAGTGCTCAGAGGCCCATTGACGTCAATTCTTCAAGGTCATCTAGAGATTTAGAGAAAAATAACCCTCACGTTGTATCAAGCTCCGCCTTGGAAACACCCAAAAGTACTCCTAATCTAAAGAAAGGAGGTAATGGGCATCGACTTCCTCTGGATATTGCCAAAGCTATTGAAAGTAATGGCAGGAAAGTTGGAAACAACTTGGCAAATAAGAAGAATTTACTGGGTACCTCAGGTACAATATTTGGGCATGATGATAAGGAGAGCTCTGATGACGAAGATGGAATAGGCAATTCGGATTCCAGCACGAAAACTCCGTCTGATAGTTCATCATCGTCCGACTCTTCAGGCAACAGTCATGTGAACGGCAGTTCATCACCAAATG GATCTTATAACTCAAAATGCGAAAAAGCTGGTGGAAGAGACAAACCAAAACCAGG GTCTTCTAACCCCAAGAGCATGTCCTTGCATGCAATCCTTCGCAATTCAAGCAGTTACAAGAAGGCTAAACTAACAGCCTCTCAAGCCATTGATAGCCAGTCTGAAGAATTTGTTCCAGACAGTCAGGCACCATAG